The window GTTCACATCTTCGATTAAGAGCTTGGCATCGAAAACATAATGGTCTTCACTTAGTTTCCGGATTTCAGGGATTTCATCCTCATCAAACTCATCCCTGACTTCTCCTACAATTTCTTCAATAATGTCCTCTAAAGTCACAACACCTGATGTACCGCCATATTCATCTACTAGAATGGCAATATGTGTCCGTTCCTTTTGCATCTTTATGAGTAAATCGTGGATCGGGATTGTTTCAATGGCATAGATTACTGGATTTACGAATGTTTGAAGATTCATTTGTTCCGGGTTTAATTTCTTTGTAAACTTTGCGGTTAAAAATTCCTTTATGTTAATAAAACCGAGAATGTTATCTTTATCCCCATCTATGACGGGATAACGGGTGTAATTTTCTTTTTCAACTATCTTTCGAATGTCCTCCAAGGAGGCATCAATCGAAATAGTCACCATTTCTGTACGGGGAACCATAATTTCTTTTGCGATTCTTTCATCAAATTCGAAAATGTTGTTCACGTATTTCAATTCATTCTTGTTGATTTCACCGCTCTCATAGCTTTCGGATAATATAATTCTAAGCTCTTCCTCCGAATGAGCGGTTTCGTGTTCAGAGGCCGGTTTCAAACCAAACACACCTACAAGGACACGGGCGGATCCGTTCAATACCCAGATAAAAGGATACATAATTTTGTAGAACCAAATAATTGGGCCAGCAAACGCTAGCGTAATGGCTTCAGCCTTTTGAATGGCAACTGTTTTAGGGGCCAATTCACCAACGACTACGTGCAGGAAAGTGACGAGCGCAAAGGCAATTGCAAATGACAAGATGCCTGTAAGTGTTTCGCTTAAATTAAAATACTCGAACGCGGGATGCAAAATTCTTTCCACCGTCGGTTCTCCAAGCCAGCCTAGTCCCAAGGCGGTAATGGTAATTCCCAGCTGACAGGCAGATAAGTACTCATCAAGATGGGTTGTTACCTTTTTTGCTGCCACGGCACCCTTTCGCCCTTCAGCAATAAGCTGGTCAATCCTTGAAGTTCTAACCTTTACCATCGCAAATTCTGTGGCAACAAAAAAAGCAGTTAAAGCAATCAATAAAGTAATGAGCAGTAAATTAATAGTTGTCAACGAGCAGTCTTACCGAAGTAAGACATACACCTCCTAGTATTTTGTTAAATGCGATAAAGCCAAAATTTATAGGCTGAGATTTAACAAGTTCCCCTAAGAGTTATTGAGTAATAAAAGCAATGACTGGATTAAAGATATACTTTCCTGAGAAAGATTTCTTTTTATATCCTCCGGTTTAACGTGGCCAGATTCCTGAAGTTTTGATATAGCTTTTGTTAAATCTGCATCTAAATCCTTGATCTTTAAACGAAGTTCAAGAATATCAACTTCTTCGGAATATTTTTTTATAATTTCTTTCTTTATCTCTTCCAATGGAATGTCTTGCTTTTTAAGTTGTTCGATATACTCAATTCGTTCAATTGAATCCCTATCGTAGTACCGATAGTTAGAAGGGGAACGTTCTGCTTTTAAAAGACCAAGAGTAGTATAATAATCGATGGTTCTTTTAGTAACATTTGTTAACTCAGCTAATTCACCAATTCTTAGTTTCTCGTTCCCAATGCAACCCCTCCAAACTATAACGTTATGGTTTGATTATATAGATAAACTTCTTATATATCAATTAATATTATTGGTAAACAATTGCTAGATTTTTGGGTGGTAGAGTTTTAGGTTCATAGAGAAAAAGTAGGCGTATGGATTCAGGAAGGATTAAGCGCCTTAATGTTGAATTCCTAATAAAACAAATGAGGACTTTGGTTATGCGTTTTTTAGGAGGTGGATATATGAATATAGAAATTCATAGTGATTTCTCTAAAGCAAACCTGGAAGAAATAAAGGAAGTATATACTTCAGTTGGGTGGACTAAGCATACTAATGAGATAATTAGACAAGTATTCGAAATAAGTAATGTCATAGCATTAGTCGAAGTGAATGGTAGAATTATTGGGATTGGAAGAGGGATGACAGATGGCGTTTTTAATGCCGCAATTTATGATGTAATAGTTCATCGGGATTTTCAAAAGCAAGGTATAGAAAAAAAATAATGGAGTTTTTACTTGATAAGCTAAGTGATGTTTCTTGTGTTCATTTAATATCCACAACTGGTAATGAAGGATTTTACCGTAAACTTGGTTTGAAAAAGCTTAAAACTGGAATGGCACGTTATTTAAATCAAGGTCTAAATGAGGAGTATTTGGAGTAACTTCTCTTGCCTTCAAACGGTGCAGTTCAGGGTATGAAGAATTATTAATTTTTGAGTCGAAATTATTATTGTTAAGAGCCAAGGAGATTTTCATGGAAATTTCGTTGATAAGACACGGAAAATCACGACACACTGAAAATGGTCGAATAACTTGTTCGGATTTTAAGAAGTGGATAGAAAAATATGATTATACTGGTGTATTTGAAGAGACAACATATCCTTTTTGGACAGTAGAAAAAGTAACAAATGCAAGAATAGTTATTACCAGTAATTTGAAAAGATCTGTTCAGTCAGCTATGTATATTAACACAGAAAAAGGGACCATTTCCTCTCCTTTATTTCGAGAGATAGAACTCCCAACTTGTTCAAAAAAGTTAGGTCTTAAATTAAGTCCAAGTATGTGGTCTTTCATATTAAGATTATTATGGTTCTGTGGTTATTCTAACGAATGCGAGTCTTTTACTGATGCAAAATCAAGGGCAAAAAAAGCAGCCCAGCTATTAGTTGAATATGCAGACGAATATAAATCGGTAGCATTAGTAGGACACGGCTTTTTTAATATGCTATTAGCAAAAGAATTGCAGAAAAAAGGTTGGACAGGCAAAAGGAGAACGGGTGCAAAACATTGGAATTGTACAACATATATCTTTTTGAATTAATGGTTGGCAAAGGCTTCTCATCCGGCTAAATTGGTCGGCTCTTTTCTATTTATTTACGCGGGGTGGTTAAGGTAATCACTTTTGCTGAAGGGACGATAGATATTATGTATTTGCATATGATAGAAAATCTGAACTGGGCCAAGTCACTTTTGTTCGTGATTATATAGAGTTTAACTTTGAAGGCGAAGAAATCTTATTGGAGAAACAAGGCAAGCTAAATAGTAAATTAGGGGCTAATTAAATGAATATTAGATCTTTATATAGTGGATTTAATGCGCCTATATCAATAAAAAAAGACCATTAAATGCCTCTGCACTTTGATGGTCTATTTCAGACTGAACCCCTTACTTATACAGCCCTTTAAAATCAGTACTATTAACGTTCACAGGCGATTCCGTCTTTATCACGGTCTTTGCCTTTATTTGCATCATAAAGCGCTTTGGAAACATACGGCTTGTACTTCGTTTTTCCGCCTTTGTTCTTAACAGAAGAAGACTTGGCAACTCCGCCTTTATACGCCTTGTTCAACTCCGTGCAATTCTTGTAGACCTTCGCCTTTGCTTCAACGCTGTCTGCGGAAGCTAAAGAGAGTCCAAAAACCAGTCCAGCAGATAAGACGATTGGCATCACTTTTTTCATTGAATTCACAACCCCCATGGATTACCTAGACTTCCATAATAACCAATAAAAGGGAGTTGCACAATACTAATTGACGACCGCGGCCTCTATTTTTTACTTGCAGAGTCGCCAAGAAGCTCTATTGACGACCGCGGCCTCAATTTTTTACTCGCAGAGTCGTCAAGAAGCTCTATTGACGACCGTACCTCAATTTTTCTACTCGCCGGGTCGTCAAGAACCTCTATTGACGACCGCAGACCCCATATTTTTACTCTCAGGGTCATCAAGAATCCCTGAGTAATGTAGATGCACCTACTAATCTTGATACCGATCCAATACTTTGAAAAAGTCCCTGATGAACTCGAAGAATAGGTTCTCAGCAGGGAGCAGCGGCCGTTCGCTAGGAATAATCACACCTACCGTACGGGTGACTTGGGGCTCAATTACATGCAGCCGGACCGTCGAGCGCGGCAGGTTGTCAATCAAGGTAATCTCCGGAATGAGCGTCACCCCAAGGCCAGCAGAAACCAGCCCTTTAATTGCATCAATATCGTCGCCTTCAAATGAGACCTTGGGCTGAAAGCCGAGCTGTTTGCAAGCAGTCTCAACAATTTGCCGCAGCACATAACCCTGTGGGAACAAGATGAATGAATCATCTCGTAATTGATTCAAAGTAATGGAACGCTGCCCGGCAAGTGGATGGCTCGCAGGCAGCAGGGCAACGATGCTTTCCGTAAATAAAATATGGCTTTTGACCTTTTTTTCGTGCCTTGGCAGGGGTC is drawn from Bacillus sp. FJAT-18017 and contains these coding sequences:
- a CDS encoding hemolysin family protein; the protein is MTTINLLLITLLIALTAFFVATEFAMVKVRTSRIDQLIAEGRKGAVAAKKVTTHLDEYLSACQLGITITALGLGWLGEPTVERILHPAFEYFNLSETLTGILSFAIAFALVTFLHVVVGELAPKTVAIQKAEAITLAFAGPIIWFYKIMYPFIWVLNGSARVLVGVFGLKPASEHETAHSEEELRIILSESYESGEINKNELKYVNNIFEFDERIAKEIMVPRTEMVTISIDASLEDIRKIVEKENYTRYPVIDGDKDNILGFINIKEFLTAKFTKKLNPEQMNLQTFVNPVIYAIETIPIHDLLIKMQKERTHIAILVDEYGGTSGVVTLEDIIEEIVGEVRDEFDEDEIPEIRKLSEDHYVFDAKLLIEDVNKLLLTDLAHEDVDSIGGWFLSQTTDADSITEIEAEGFKFKILEMDGHQLRYLEVVKI
- a CDS encoding GNAT family N-acetyltransferase, giving the protein MNIEIHSDFSKANLEEIKEVYTSVGWTKHTNEIIRQVFEISNVIALVEVNGRIIGIGRGMTDGVFNAAIYDVIVHRDFQKQGIEKK
- a CDS encoding histidine phosphatase family protein: MEISLIRHGKSRHTENGRITCSDFKKWIEKYDYTGVFEETTYPFWTVEKVTNARIVITSNLKRSVQSAMYINTEKGTISSPLFREIELPTCSKKLGLKLSPSMWSFILRLLWFCGYSNECESFTDAKSRAKKAAQLLVEYADEYKSVALVGHGFFNMLLAKELQKKGWTGKRRTGAKHWNCTTYIFLN
- a CDS encoding excalibur calcium-binding domain-containing protein → MKKVMPIVLSAGLVFGLSLASADSVEAKAKVYKNCTELNKAYKGGVAKSSSVKNKGGKTKYKPYVSKALYDANKGKDRDKDGIACER
- a CDS encoding LysR family transcriptional regulator, which produces MELRQIQYFIEVAKREHVTEAAVSLHVAQSAVSRQIVNLEAELGVDLFIREGRNVKLTPIGQTFLEHMEEAMKVIDNARREVQEYLDPERGVIRIGFPSSLAAYTLPTVISEFREQHPYVKFELKQNSYTELINAVVKGDLDMALVGPLPRHEKKVKSHILFTESIVALLPASHPLAGQRSITLNQLRDDSFILFPQGYVLRQIVETACKQLGFQPKVSFEGDDIDAIKGLVSAGLGVTLIPEITLIDNLPRSTVRLHVIEPQVTRTVGVIIPSERPLLPAENLFFEFIRDFFKVLDRYQD